In one window of Episyrphus balteatus chromosome 3, idEpiBalt1.1, whole genome shotgun sequence DNA:
- the LOC129915152 gene encoding uncharacterized protein LOC129915152 — translation MVRPIITYGAVVWHKRTELVTTKKTLNKVQRLACLCITGSMRTCPIAAMEVILHLTLLHEIISSTANGTILRFAKEGTGTGKSIGLKERDSISNTTVKNLLDIPRDCMIKKYNFEKNFQTQFSSKAKWVSESTNYTFNANAIKWYTDGSRTADGTGAGIFGPRTKISIPMGQFPSIFQAEINAIDKCAEHNLERKYKNQNIAIMSDSQAALKAINSYAINSKLVWECVKKLNELGKANKITLYWVPGHVGVQGNEVADSLAKAIATAPLMGPEPYCGIGDSTIKQMIKTDEEAKRTKIWKETPKLRQAKSLLGNYNQKRFKTCINLSRNNLRIITGILTGHCKLRKHLNNIGLADSATCRFCNNNEETPEHILGNCEALMHNRHRYLGQHQVTSKDLPSIEILQLIKYLKSIKLETVL, via the coding sequence ATGGTGAGACCCATTATCACCTACGGTGCGGttgtttggcacaaaagaaCCGAACTAGTTACAACTAAAAAGACATTAAACAAAGTTCAAAGATTGGCCTGCTTATGCATTACTGGCTCAATGAGAACTTGCCCTATAGCAGCAATGGAAGTCATCCTCCACTTAACACTACTCCATGAAATAATAAGTAGTACTGCTAACGGAACAATCTTGAGATTTGCAAAAGAGGGAACTGGTACGGGCAAGAGTATTGGTCTCAAAGAAAGGGACTCAATATCGAACACCACAGTTAAAAACCTCCTTGACATCCCAAGAGATTGTATGatcaagaaatacaattttgagaaaaactttcaaacacAGTTTAGTAGCAAGGCAAAGTGGGTAAGTGAATCCACGAACTACACTTTCAATGCAAACGCCATCAAGTGGTACACTGATGGATCGAGAACAGCTGATGGAACTGGAGCAGGAATATTTGGGCCTAGAACCAAAATTTCCATTCCAATGGGACAGTTTCCTAGCATTTTTCAAGCGGAAATCAACGCTATAGATAAATGCGCAGAACATAATCtcgaaagaaaatacaaaaaccaaaacattgcCATCATgtctgatagccaggccgcaCTTAAAGCTATAAACTCATACGCCATCAACTCCAAACTCGTATGGGAATGTGTGAAGAAGCTGAACGAGCTTGGCAAggcaaataaaataacactgtACTGGGTTCCCGGACATGTTGGAGTACAAGGGAACGAAGTAGCAGACTCCTTAGCAAAAGCAATTGCAACCGCACCTCTTATGGGCCCAGAACCATATTGCGGAATTGGAGACAGCACGAtcaaacaaatgataaaaaccGATGAGGAGGCCAAACGAACTAAAATTTGGAAAGAGACTCCTAAACTCAGACAGGCGAAATCACTACTTGGGAATTACaaccaaaaaagatttaaaacctGCATTAACCTGAGTAGAAACAACCTGAGAATAATAACAGGGATCCTTACAGGCCACTGCAAGCTGAGAAAACACCTCAACAACATTGGCCTGGCAGACAGTGCCACCTGTAGATTCTGCAACAATAATGAAGAGACACCAGAACACATACTGGGCAACTGTGAAGCACTAATGCACAATCGACACAGATACCTGGGCCAGCACCAGGTAACAAGTAAAGATCTACCGTCGATAGAAATACTCCAGTTAATCAAATACCTAAAAAGTATCAAACTGGAGACTGTACTGTAA